A stretch of the Oscillospiraceae bacterium genome encodes the following:
- a CDS encoding nucleotidyltransferase domain-containing protein has protein sequence MHNKVHIKKEVLDSIINIGTECGIEKIILFGSRARGDHKEKSDIDIAAVGNMCEKFALEIEEKCPTLLKFDIVDMNKPVSEELKDSIEKEGVIIYEKI, from the coding sequence ATGCATAATAAAGTCCATATAAAAAAAGAAGTGCTTGATTCTATAATAAATATTGGTACTGAGTGTGGAATAGAAAAAATAATACTTTTTGGATCAAGGGCAAGAGGCGATCATAAAGAAAAAAGCGATATTGATATTGCAGCAGTAGGAAACATGTGTGAAAAATTTGCACTGGAAATTGAAGAAAAATGCCCGACACTTCTAAAATTTGATATTGTGGATATGAATAAACCTGTCAGCGAAGAATTAAAGGATTCCATAGAAAAAGAGGGGGTTATAATATATGAAAAAATATGA
- a CDS encoding U32 family peptidase, giving the protein MKKPELLAPAGDLIKLKTAIDYGADAVYIGGKAFSLRVASDNFSYSDMKEGISYAHNRGKKVYVAINIIAHNKDFENLKSYLKELEELEVDGVIVADLGIMNTIKTYAPKLNLHVSTQASITNFETVKFYKENLGAKRVVLARELSLAEIKEIRKNNPDLEIECFVHGAMCISYSGRCLLSNYMTGRNSNEGDCAQSCRWKYHLMEEKRPGEYMPVYEDDRGTFIFNSKDICMIEHIDKLIEAGVTSFKIEGRVKSEYYVATVVKAYRDAIDDYFLGKPFNKDLKEELKKISHRKYTEGFYFGKPDSSAQVYTTNSYVRNYELVGTVVDYLSDTKEVVIEQRNRFFKDDELEILMPSSPFLKIKATKIINEDNEEIDVAPHPKMRVRIPCDTKIPIGSFVRKEKSL; this is encoded by the coding sequence ATGAAAAAACCTGAATTACTTGCGCCTGCGGGCGATTTAATAAAACTAAAAACTGCGATTGATTATGGTGCTGATGCTGTTTACATAGGCGGTAAAGCATTTTCCTTAAGAGTTGCATCGGATAATTTTTCATATTCTGATATGAAAGAGGGAATATCTTATGCGCATAATAGGGGAAAAAAAGTTTATGTTGCCATAAACATTATTGCTCATAATAAAGACTTTGAAAATCTTAAAAGTTATTTAAAAGAACTTGAAGAATTAGAGGTTGACGGTGTTATAGTTGCCGATCTTGGCATTATGAATACCATTAAAACTTATGCACCGAAACTTAATTTACATGTAAGCACTCAGGCAAGTATCACAAATTTTGAAACTGTTAAATTCTATAAAGAAAATTTAGGCGCAAAAAGAGTTGTTTTAGCACGTGAACTTTCTTTAGCGGAAATAAAAGAAATAAGAAAAAATAATCCCGATTTGGAAATTGAATGTTTTGTGCATGGGGCAATGTGTATATCCTATTCGGGAAGATGCTTACTCTCGAATTATATGACAGGCAGAAATTCCAACGAGGGCGACTGTGCTCAATCGTGCAGATGGAAATATCACTTAATGGAAGAAAAAAGGCCCGGAGAATATATGCCTGTTTACGAGGATGACAGGGGAACATTTATTTTCAACTCAAAAGATATATGTATGATAGAACATATTGATAAACTGATAGAAGCGGGAGTTACAAGTTTTAAAATAGAGGGAAGAGTTAAAAGCGAATACTATGTTGCAACTGTTGTAAAAGCATACAGAGATGCCATAGACGATTATTTTTTGGGTAAGCCATTTAATAAAGATTTAAAAGAAGAACTTAAAAAAATAAGTCACAGAAAGTACACCGAAGGCTTTTATTTCGGAAAGCCTGACAGTTCTGCACAAGTTTATACAACAAATTCCTATGTAAGAAATTATGAACTTGTCGGTACTGTTGTTGATTATCTTTCTGACACCAAAGAAGTTGTCATAGAGCAAAGAAACAGATTTTTTAAAGATGACGAACTTGAAATTTTAATGCCTTCATCTCCATTTTTAAAAATAAAAGCAACAAAAATTATAAATGAAGACAACGAGGAAATAGACGTTGCACCTCACCCTAAAATGAGAGTAAGAATTCCGTGTGATACAAAAATTCCGATAGGCTCATTTGTGAGGAAGGAAAAAAGTCTATAA
- a CDS encoding nucleotidyltransferase yields the protein MKKYENFCRAYNNLKEVINLEPPYNTVTLTGLVGLFEITFEQSWKMMKEILENHGYEQSSTGSPKLILKTAYQAGLIDNEEVWINALFARNNVAHSYNEDIALGIVKETKAQYMHIFTALKETVEKNWL from the coding sequence ATGAAAAAATATGAAAATTTCTGCCGTGCGTATAATAATTTAAAAGAGGTAATAAATTTAGAACCACCTTATAACACGGTTACATTAACAGGACTTGTAGGACTTTTTGAAATAACCTTTGAACAATCTTGGAAAATGATGAAAGAAATATTAGAAAATCACGGATATGAACAAAGCAGCACAGGCTCTCCGAAACTTATTTTAAAAACTGCATATCAGGCAGGCTTGATAGATAATGAAGAGGTTTGGATAAATGCTCTTTTTGCAAGGAACAATGTTGCTCATTCATACAATGAAGATATTGCACTTGGAATTGTAAAGGAAACCAAAGCGCAATATATGCACATTTTTACAGCCTTAAAAGAAACTGTTGAAAAAAATTGGTTGTAA